From the genome of Aquipuribacter sp. SD81:
CGTCCGCTCGTGCCTGCTCGCCGCCGTGGAGTCCGGCGAGCTCGCGCTCGAGGTGCCCGGCAGCGTCGTCGTGGAGCGTCCCCGCAACCGCGAGCACGGCGACTGGGCGACGAACGTCGCGCTGCAGCTGGCCAAGCGGGCCGGCCGTCCGCCGCGGGAGGTCGCGGAGGTCCTGGCGGCGCGGCTGCGCGAGGTCGACGGGGTGTCGGGTGTCGACGTGGCCGGGCCCGGGTTCCTCAACGTGCGGGTCGACGCCGCGAGCGCCGGTGGGCTCGCCCGTTCCGTCGTCGAGGCGGGGGAGGCGTACGGGCGCAACGAGACCCTGGCCGGAGAGGTCGTCAACCTCGAGTTCGTCTCGGCCAACCCCACGGGCCCGCTCCACATCGGCCACACGCGCTGGGCGGCGCTCGGGGACTCCCTCGCCCGGCTGCTCCGTGCGGCGGGCGCCGTCGTCACCACCGAGTTCTACGTCAACGACGCCGGGGCGCAGATGGACCGCTTCGGCGCGAGCGTGCTGGCCCGTGCCGCCGGCCGGCCCGTGCCCGAGGGCGGGTACAACGGCGAGTACGTCGCCGGCCTCGCCGAGCAGGTGCTGCGCGAGCACCCCGACCTGCTCGACCTGCCGGAGGACGAGGCCGTCGCCACCGCCCGCGACACCGGCTACCGGCTGCAGCTGGCGGAGATCGAGCAGACGCTCGCGGACTTCGACGTCCACTTCGACGTGTGGTTCTCCGAGCGGACGCTCCACGGGTCCGGCGCGGTGGAGAAGGCCGTCGCGCGGCTGCGGGAGCAGGGCCACGTCGACGACACCGACGGCGCCGTGTGGCTGCGGACCACCGACTTCGGTGACGACAAGGACCGCGTGATGGTGCGGGCCAACGGTGAGCCCACGTACTTCGCCGCCGACGCCGCCTACTACCTGTCGAAGAAGGACCGCGGCTTCCTGCGCAAGGTGTACCTGCTCGGCGCCGACCACCACGGCTACGTCAAGCGCCTCCAGGCGATCGCCGCGTGCGCCGGCGACGACCCCGCGACGAGCATCGAGGTGCTCATCGGCCAGCTCGTCGACATCGGCGGCGCCCGGATGAGCAAGCGCGCCGGCAACATCATCGAGCTGCGCGACCTCGTCGAGTGGATCGGCAAGGACGCCGTCCGGTACTCCCTCGCCCGCTACCCCGCGGACTCCCCGCTGTCGCTGGACGCGGAGGAGATGCGGAAGCAGACCAACGACAACCCCGTCTTCTACGTCCAGTACGCCCACGCCCGGACCGCTGCGGTCGCCCGCAACGCCGCGACGGCCGGGGTGCGCCGCGAGGACGGCTTCGACGCGTCGCTGCTGGACCACCCGAGCGAGGAGGTCGTGCTCGCCGCGCTCGCGCAGTTCCCCGGCGTCGTCGCGCAGGCCGCGCAGCTGCGCGAGCCGCACCGGGTCGCGCGCTACCTCGAGGACCTCGCCGGTTCGTACCACAGGTGGTACGACCAGCAGCGGCGCGTGGTCCCCGGCGTCGGTCCCGACGGCGAGGTGGAGGCCGTCACCGACGCGCACCGCACGCGGCTGTGGCTCAACGACGCCGTGCGGACGGTGCTCGCCAACGGCCTGCAGCTGCTCGGGGTGAGCGCGCCGGAGCGAATGTGAGGGCGCACGAGGCGGGCGCGCTCCACGCGGAGGCCATGGCGCCCGGCCCGTCGTGGTTGCGCGTCCCGGAGGACGTCAACGCGCTGCTGCCGCGACTGTGGTCGCGGACGGTGGACCGGGGTGACGACGGCGTGCTGCGCGTGGGCGGCGTGAGCGTCCTCGACCTGGCCGCGGAGCACGGCACCCCGGCGTACGTGCTCGACGAGACCGACCTGCGGGCCCGCGCCCGGGCCCACGCCCGCGCCTTCGACGCCGCCTTCGCCGACCTGTGCGGCGGGGCCGACGTCTACTACGCGGCGAAGGCGTTCGTGTCCGTGGCGGTGGCCCGCTGGGTGCACGAGGAGGGCCTCCGGCTCGACACGTGCACGGGCGGTGAGCTCGCTGTCGGCGTCCGCGCCGGCGTGCCGGGGGCCGCGATGGGCCTGCACGGCAACAACAAGTCCGACGCCGAGATCGACCGCGCGCTCGCGCACGGCGTCGGACGCATCGTCGTCGACAGCGCCGAGGAGCCGGCCC
Proteins encoded in this window:
- the argS gene encoding arginine--tRNA ligase, with the protein product MTPETLAAAVRSCLLAAVESGELALEVPGSVVVERPRNREHGDWATNVALQLAKRAGRPPREVAEVLAARLREVDGVSGVDVAGPGFLNVRVDAASAGGLARSVVEAGEAYGRNETLAGEVVNLEFVSANPTGPLHIGHTRWAALGDSLARLLRAAGAVVTTEFYVNDAGAQMDRFGASVLARAAGRPVPEGGYNGEYVAGLAEQVLREHPDLLDLPEDEAVATARDTGYRLQLAEIEQTLADFDVHFDVWFSERTLHGSGAVEKAVARLREQGHVDDTDGAVWLRTTDFGDDKDRVMVRANGEPTYFAADAAYYLSKKDRGFLRKVYLLGADHHGYVKRLQAIAACAGDDPATSIEVLIGQLVDIGGARMSKRAGNIIELRDLVEWIGKDAVRYSLARYPADSPLSLDAEEMRKQTNDNPVFYVQYAHARTAAVARNAATAGVRREDGFDASLLDHPSEEVVLAALAQFPGVVAQAAQLREPHRVARYLEDLAGSYHRWYDQQRRVVPGVGPDGEVEAVTDAHRTRLWLNDAVRTVLANGLQLLGVSAPERM